A genomic window from Salvelinus namaycush isolate Seneca chromosome 5, SaNama_1.0, whole genome shotgun sequence includes:
- the LOC120048542 gene encoding cornifelin homolog A-like, whose protein sequence is MEKKEACKSGYGVCDRAVMSQPNTPAKWNSRILDCCIDRRVCLCGTFCSMCLACQMAERYGECFCLPLLPRTMMMMRTSMRERYNIPGSLIDDWAVHMFCGPCALCQMAREMKHQLG, encoded by the exons ATGGAGAAAAAAGAAG CCTGCAAATCTGGATATGGAGTGTGTGATAGAGCAGTAATGAGTCAACCCAATACTCCGGCAAAGTGGAACTCAAGGATTCTGGACTGTTGCATTGACAGGAGGGTCT GTTTGTGTGGTACCTTCTGTTCAATGTGCCTAGCCTGTCAGATGGCTGAGAGGTATGGTGAATGCTTCTGTCTCCCCCTGCTGCCaagaactatgatgatgatgcgCACATcaatgagagagagatacaacatCCCG GGCAGCTTAATTGATGACTGGGCAGTGCACATGTTCTGTGGACCCTGTGCTCTATGTCAGATGGCAAGAGAGATGAAACACCAACTGGGTTGA